Genomic DNA from Bremerella alba:
ATACTGGCCAGCCTCTTGGACTGGCGCAGAATGGGCAGCAGGTCAATCCGCAGCAGCAGAATCTTCAGCCTGGGATGGTTGGCGGTCAGGCACCAGTGGGGCCAGGACAACTGATCCCGGCTCCGTTCCAGGTTACGCAGCAGGAACAGAAGTACATCGACGACATCCTGCAGTTCTGGGAATTCCGCAGCAAAAAGGTTCATCACTACGAAGCCAACTTCGAGCGTTGGGAATACGATTCGGTTTTCGGTCCCGCTGATAGCCATAAGACCTACAGCAAAGGCACCATCAAGTACGAGCAGCCTGACAAGGGTCTTTTTAAAGTTGATACGCTCCAGCACTACACGCCTCCTAAGGAAGCGGGCAAACCTGCAACTTACGAGTTTCGTCCTAGCGAAGTCCTCGAACATTGGGTTTGCGATGGTGCTTCGATCTTCGAGTTCGATGTCGCCTCTAAGCAGTTAAAAATTTGGCCTCTCCCACCTGAACAACAAGGGAAAGCGATCACTAACGGCCCGCTACCGTTTTTGTTTGGTGCCAAGAAAGAAGAGATCAAAGAGCGTTTTCACCTGCGTGTCTCTCCTCACCAAACCAGCAACCCCAACGAATACTGGCTTGAAGCCTGGCCAAAACGCCCTCAAGACGCAGCGGAGTATCGCTACATCGATATCCTGATCGATCGGGAAGAATTCCTCCCGTTTGCCATCGCGGTGTTCGATCGGAACTACAATCCCAACGCCGAGCCTCCGAACATGCCTAACTTTTCGCGGGCCGTCTATCAGTTCTCGGATCGCAAAACCTACGAAGAAGGAGGCCTGACGGCTGGCCTGCAACAGATGTTCTCACGATCGTTCTATCAGCCGCAACTGCCTAGCGGTTGGCAGCGGGTCGTTCAACAAACGCCAGGTGCTCAGCAGCAAAACCCAGGGCCAGCCAACGCCGGTCGCCCAAATCAAGCGATGCCACGTTAGGATCTATTCCTCCCAAATCGCCTTATTTCGCATAAAATCCACCTTCTCGATTACTTCGTTAATCGGAAAGGTGGATTTTCTTTTGCCCCGTTTCTTCTCGCGCTATAATTCAGTTACCTGAGAATAGGAACGCTAGTTCTAGCGCTCACTCCTTGTGTAGATAGGTCCCCGGATGTTGAAAGCTCGCGGCACCTGGATTCGGTGGGCAGAAGCTTTTCTGCTCCTGGCTCTAGTTATGATGTCCCCCTCGGCAGTGCTATCTCAGCAGGACGTACCTGCTGCTGAGGCAGAGAACCAAGCAAACCAAGCAGCGGCCCCCAAACTGACTGGCGTCCGGCTAAAGATCCCGTTGCCCATTAGTGGTACGGTTGATACGGACGTTAAAAAAAGCCTTCAAAAGCTTCTCTCTCGACTAGCAGACAAAGACGAACGCCCAATCGTTATTCTTGAAATTGAGGGCGACCCGGATGGCAAGTCGCGCGGAAGCGAATTTGAACGCAGCTTGGCGATCGCTCGGTTTCTAACTTCCAAAGAGGCGACCCGGCTCAAGACGGTCGCTTACCTGAAAGGCCCGATCGAAGGTCATGCGGCGCTCGTCCCGCTGGCGTGCGAACAGATTGTGATGCATCCAGAAGCTCAGCTAGGCAACGCCGGAATCGACGAAGCCTCGATCTCTACCACGATGCGTCATGCTTACGAAGAGATCGCCGGCTTCCGCAACGTCCTGCCGCCGCAACTGGCGCTCGGCATGCTGGACCCAGGTCTGGAAATCTATCACGTCAACGACCGTCGCTTTGTAAGTGGTGAAGAATACGCCAAGCTGAAAGACGAAGGTCAGGTCGCCACCTCAGAGAAACTCGTTCCCCGTGGGCAGATGGCACTTTTTACCGCCAATCAACTGCGGCAGGACCTCCAACTGATTAGCCACGTCAGCGAAAACTATCGCCAACTGGCTGCCATGCTTGAGATTCCCGAAAATCAGATCACCCAAGACCTGGGGCTTAACCGCGACTGGAAAGCGGCCCGGTTCGTCATGGATGGCGAGATCTCGAATCGGATGGTGCAGCGAACTTCCCTTTCAATGCAAGACGCCGTTACCGGTGGTGTGAACTTCATGTTGATCGAACTGAAGTCGCAAGGAGGTGATCCGGTTGCGTGCGAGAATATGGTCAATTTCCTGCTTGGGTTGCCTGATTCGGTTCATACGGTGGCCTTGATCACCGAAGAGGCTTCCTCCAATGCATCGTTGATTGCGATGGCCTGCGACGAAATCGCGATTGCCCCCAATGCCAATCTCGGAGGCGAGGGGAGCTACCACTACACCCAACAAGGTCGCGTCGATCTGGAAAATTACTTGTCTAAAATCTCTGTCGAAGCCAAACGATCGTGGTCGATCTGGGGCGCGATGAATGACCCAGAATTGAAGGTCTTCCGCTACGAACGTCCTGGCACCACGCTCACCAAGTATCTCAGCGAGCGTGAAGCAACCGAGCTTGCCGACCCTCAAGAGTGGAAGCAAGGTCCAGAGATCACGCAGCCAGACGCAGCGTTGCAACTGACCGGCACCCAGGCACTCGATTGGGGAGTAGCCGATGCCGGAGCGGCTAGTGTGTCGGACATTACACGGCGATACGGCCTGCCGGACGAGCTTGAGATCCCCAAGCAAAACTGGGCTCACCAGTTTGTCGAAATTTTGGCGAAGCCTAGCCTAGCGATGTTTTGCTTGTTTATCGGCGTGATCGCTTTGATTAGCGAGTTTAAAGCGCCAGGCGTGGGCATCCCTGGGTTTGTGGCGGTGATGTGCTTTGGGCTTTTTTTCTGGAGCCGCTTCCTCAACGGCACCGCCGGTTGGCTGGAAGCG
This window encodes:
- a CDS encoding TIGR03009 domain-containing protein; translated protein: MKNGIFLAACLAIVGLVSSNSFAQSQRNTGQPLGLAQNGQQVNPQQQNLQPGMVGGQAPVGPGQLIPAPFQVTQQEQKYIDDILQFWEFRSKKVHHYEANFERWEYDSVFGPADSHKTYSKGTIKYEQPDKGLFKVDTLQHYTPPKEAGKPATYEFRPSEVLEHWVCDGASIFEFDVASKQLKIWPLPPEQQGKAITNGPLPFLFGAKKEEIKERFHLRVSPHQTSNPNEYWLEAWPKRPQDAAEYRYIDILIDREEFLPFAIAVFDRNYNPNAEPPNMPNFSRAVYQFSDRKTYEEGGLTAGLQQMFSRSFYQPQLPSGWQRVVQQTPGAQQQNPGPANAGRPNQAMPR
- a CDS encoding NfeD family protein, with the protein product MMSPSAVLSQQDVPAAEAENQANQAAAPKLTGVRLKIPLPISGTVDTDVKKSLQKLLSRLADKDERPIVILEIEGDPDGKSRGSEFERSLAIARFLTSKEATRLKTVAYLKGPIEGHAALVPLACEQIVMHPEAQLGNAGIDEASISTTMRHAYEEIAGFRNVLPPQLALGMLDPGLEIYHVNDRRFVSGEEYAKLKDEGQVATSEKLVPRGQMALFTANQLRQDLQLISHVSENYRQLAAMLEIPENQITQDLGLNRDWKAARFVMDGEISNRMVQRTSLSMQDAVTGGVNFMLIELKSQGGDPVACENMVNFLLGLPDSVHTVALITEEASSNASLIAMACDEIAIAPNANLGGEGSYHYTQQGRVDLENYLSKISVEAKRSWSIWGAMNDPELKVFRYERPGTTLTKYLSEREATELADPQEWKQGPEITQPDAALQLTGTQALDWGVADAGAASVSDITRRYGLPDELEIPKQNWAHQFVEILAKPSLAMFCLFIGVIALISEFKAPGVGIPGFVAVMCFGLFFWSRFLNGTAGWLEAMLIVGGLFFIILEILVLPGFGIFGLGGGAMFITGIVLAMQTFIWPTTDYELDQVPYSLATILVLFSGMIAAAFFAKHVLPRTPFLNQTMLNAPDDEAQEEIRRRETIVDLTHLVGSAGHALTPLRPSGKAKIGHEIVSVTSDGDMIEQGEKVVVVQVRGNYAIVRSESQ